One window of the Desulfitobacterium chlororespirans DSM 11544 genome contains the following:
- the coaD gene encoding pantetheine-phosphate adenylyltransferase — MRIAIYPGTFDPVTNGHLDILKRATEFFDEVIVAVAVDSNKTTLFSLEERIQLLETAAGELSQVKIRGFEGLTVEFARQCGANAIIRGLRAMQDFEYEFQLALMNKKLAADIETIFLMTQSEFSFISSSSIKWAASLKGNISEFVPPHVERAIYKKYHPEMDD, encoded by the coding sequence GTGCGAATAGCTATTTATCCCGGAACCTTCGACCCCGTGACCAATGGGCATTTGGATATCCTGAAAAGGGCAACGGAATTTTTCGATGAAGTGATCGTTGCCGTAGCTGTAGACAGTAATAAGACCACCCTTTTTTCCCTGGAAGAACGTATTCAGCTCCTGGAGACCGCTGCCGGGGAGCTGTCCCAGGTCAAAATCAGGGGCTTCGAGGGGCTGACTGTGGAGTTTGCCAGACAATGCGGCGCCAATGCCATCATCCGGGGCCTGAGAGCTATGCAGGATTTTGAATATGAATTCCAATTAGCCCTGATGAACAAAAAGCTGGCTGCGGATATTGAAACGATTTTCTTAATGACTCAGAGCGAATTCTCGTTTATCAGTTCCAGCTCGATTAAATGGGCTGCCAGCTTAAAGGGCAACATCAGTGAATTCGTCCCGCCCCATGTGGAAAGAGCTATTTACAAGAAATATCACCCAGAGATGGATGACTAA